From a single Streptomyces misionensis genomic region:
- the htpX gene encoding zinc metalloprotease HtpX, with protein MRSRFRSDRRLTVRMTVTMFLLGLLYVAFIAALLVLLKSWLLVVVVMGAMFVAQFWFSDRIAMFAMHGQVVEREEYPELHAVVDRLCAMADMPKPVVAVSNMDMPNAFATGRNPDHAVVCVTTGLLRRLEPAELEGVLAHELSHVAHKDVAVITIASFLGVIAGLIVRFAFYSQLFGGGRRDQNTALVFAGVMGVSAAVYAISFLLIRALSRYRELAADRAAALLTGRPSVLASALTKVTGDIARIPTKDLRTAQAFNAFYFTPATGKEPGIERFFSTHPTLEQRLEQLGRISAELGEAAVPGEADRA; from the coding sequence ATGCGGAGCCGCTTTAGGAGCGACCGGCGACTGACCGTGCGGATGACGGTCACGATGTTCCTGCTCGGACTGCTGTACGTGGCCTTCATCGCCGCGCTGCTCGTGCTGCTGAAGTCCTGGCTGCTGGTCGTCGTCGTGATGGGCGCGATGTTCGTGGCCCAGTTCTGGTTCTCCGACCGGATCGCGATGTTCGCCATGCACGGGCAGGTCGTCGAGCGCGAGGAGTATCCGGAGCTGCACGCGGTGGTGGACCGGCTGTGCGCCATGGCCGACATGCCCAAACCGGTGGTCGCCGTATCCAACATGGACATGCCGAACGCCTTCGCGACGGGACGCAACCCCGATCACGCCGTGGTCTGCGTGACCACCGGCCTGCTGCGCCGCCTGGAGCCCGCCGAGCTGGAGGGCGTGCTCGCGCACGAGCTGTCCCACGTGGCGCACAAGGACGTCGCCGTGATCACGATCGCCTCCTTCCTGGGCGTGATCGCCGGACTGATCGTCCGCTTCGCCTTCTACTCGCAGCTGTTCGGCGGGGGCCGCAGGGACCAGAACACGGCCCTGGTCTTCGCCGGCGTGATGGGTGTCTCGGCGGCCGTGTACGCGATCAGCTTCCTGCTGATCCGGGCCCTGTCCCGGTACCGGGAGCTGGCCGCCGACCGCGCCGCCGCGCTGCTGACCGGCCGGCCCTCGGTGCTGGCGTCGGCGCTGACCAAGGTCACCGGGGACATCGCCCGCATCCCGACCAAGGACCTGCGCACGGCCCAGGCGTTCAACGCCTTCTACTTCACCCCGGCCACCGGCAAGGAGCCCGGCATCGAGCGGTTCTTCTCCACCCACCCCACCCTGGAGCAGCGGCTGGAGCAGCTGGGCCGGATCTCGGCCGAGCTGGGCGAGGCGGCCGTACCCGGGGAGGCCGACCGGGCATGA
- the pspAB gene encoding PspA-associated protein PspAB has translation MGLLDILLGRTKPVAPDLDQLFALPSAAVTLQAAMGFTPTGTGAVCFATVEGAAFEQTHREVQALLDADADRAGSPVELRRDDYGYSWLVSRRSPDQLPQLVNDLHAVNSSMEVNGFGPQLLCSLAGFTDDSGRRLALVYLYKRAAFYPFAPLAGSGERRDNALELQVRSTLASDLRIEQDLGRWFPVWGAPGL, from the coding sequence TTGGGGCTGCTGGACATCCTGCTGGGGCGCACCAAACCCGTCGCCCCCGATCTCGACCAGCTCTTCGCGCTGCCCTCGGCCGCCGTCACGCTCCAGGCCGCGATGGGCTTCACCCCGACCGGGACCGGGGCGGTGTGCTTCGCCACGGTGGAGGGCGCGGCCTTCGAGCAGACCCACCGGGAGGTGCAGGCACTGCTGGACGCGGACGCCGACCGCGCCGGTTCGCCGGTGGAGCTGCGCCGGGACGACTACGGCTACTCGTGGCTGGTCTCCCGGCGCTCCCCCGACCAGCTGCCGCAGCTCGTCAACGATCTGCACGCGGTGAACAGCTCCATGGAGGTCAACGGCTTCGGCCCGCAGCTGCTGTGCTCGCTGGCCGGCTTCACCGACGACTCGGGGCGCCGGCTGGCCCTGGTGTACCTGTACAAGCGAGCCGCCTTCTATCCGTTCGCCCCGCTGGCCGGGAGCGGTGAGCGGCGGGACAACGCGCTGGAGCTCCAGGTGAGGTCCACGCTCGCGAGCGATCTGCGGATCGAGCAGGATCTGGGCCGCTGGTTCCCGGTGTGGGGCGCGCCCGGGTTGTGA